From the Lolium rigidum isolate FL_2022 chromosome 2, APGP_CSIRO_Lrig_0.1, whole genome shotgun sequence genome, one window contains:
- the LOC124690916 gene encoding protein DETOXIFICATION 35-like — protein MAYTEPLLFTTPQNNSHSPRGARHLHVGPFDPAPATIPTVDADDDDAVASMVVSVRDDETGALVAAGRGDEEEDDDPRDAPAVRSARGALAVFGEESRRLWAIGAPIAFNILCLYGTNSTTQIFAGHIGNRELSAVAIGLSVVSNFSFGFLLGMGSALETLCGQAFGAGQVAMLGVYMQRSWIILTASALLLSPLYVFAGPILRLLGQEEAIAAAAGDFTLCIIPQMFALAINFPTQKFLQAQSKVAALAWIGFAALIAHVGLLALFVSVLGWGVAGAAAAYDVSSWLTALAQVAYVVGWCKEGWTGLSRAAFKELWAFVKLSLASAVMLCLEIWYMMVLVVLTGHLDDAEIAVDSISICMNINGWEGMLFIGLNAAISVRVSNELGSGRPRATMHAVAVVLVQSLAFGLVAMVLILATRNQFAVIFTGDRHLQKAVANIASLLAVTMVLNSIQPVISGVAVGGGWQGVVAYINLGCYYAFGLPLGFIFGYLFRWGVRGIWAGMLCGTALQTAILMYMVYKTDWKAEAAQALERVRLWGGQHEKLPTTDMEEPS, from the exons ATGGCCTACACCGAGCCGCTCCTTTTCACCACGCCCCAAAACAACAGCCACAGCCCGCGCGGCGCGCGCCACCTCCACGTCGGCCCCTTCGATCCCGCCCCTGCCACCATCCCAACTGtagacgccgacgacgacgacgccgtggCAAGCATGGTAGTGTCGGTGCGCGACGACGAGACCGGCGCGCTCGTCGCCGCCGGccgcggcgacgaggaggaggacgatgaccccCGGGACGCGCCGGCGGTGCGGTCGGCGCGCGGCGCGCTGGCGGTGTTCGGGGAGGAGTCGCGTCGGCTGTGGGCCATCGGCGCGCCCATCGCCTTCAACATCCTCTGCCTCTACGGCACCAACTCCACCACGCAGATCTTCGCCGGCCACATCGGCAACCGCGAGCTCTCCGCCGTCGCCATCGGCCTCTCCGTCGTCTCCAACTTCTCCTTTGGCTTCCTC CTGGGGATGGGGAGCGCGCTGGAGACGCTGTGCGGGCAGGCGTTCGGGGCGGGGCAGGTAGCGATGCTGGGCGTGTACATGCAGCGGTCTTGGATCATCCTCACCGCCtccgcgctcctcctctcgccgctCTACGTCTTCGCGGGGCCCATCCTGCGCCTGCTCGGCCAGGAggaggccatcgccgccgccgccggcgacttcACGCTCTGCATCATCCCGCAGATGTTCGCGCTCGCCATCAACTTCCCCACGCAGAAGTTCCTGCAGGCGCAGAGCAAGGTCGCCGCGCTCGCATGGATCGGCTTCGCCGCCCTCATCGCGCACGTCGGGTTATTGGCATTGTTCGTGTCCGTGCTCGGCTGGGGCgttgccggcgccgccgcggcgtACGACGTGTCGTCGTGGCTGACCGCCCTGGCGCAGGTTGCCTACGTGGTCGGCTGGTGCAAGGAAGGGTGGACGGGCCTGTCCCGCGCCGCGTTCAAGGAGCTCTGGGCCTTCGTCAAGCTCTCGCTGGCGTCCGCCGTCATGCTCTGCCTCGAGATCTGGTACATGATGGTGCTCGTCGTACTCACCGGCCACCTCGACGACGCCGAGATCGCCGTCGACTCCATATCCATCTGCATGAACATCAATGGGTGGGAGGGGATGCTGTTCATCGGCCTGAATGCGGCCATCAGCGTGCGCGTGTCCAACGAGCTAGGATCCGGCCGGCCGCGAGCGACCATGCACGCCGTGGCGGTGGTGCTGGTGCAGTCGCTGGCCTTCGGGCTGGTGGCCATGGTGCTCATCCTGGCCACGCGGAACCAGTTCGCCGTCATCTTCACCGGCGACCGTCACCTGCAGAAGGCCGTGGCCAACATCGCCAGCTTGCTCGCCGTCACCATGGTGCTCAACAGCATCCAGCCCGTCATATCGGGCGTCGCCGTCGGTGGCGGCTGGCAGGGGGTCGTCGCCTACATCAACCTCGGCTGCTACTACGCCTTCGGCCTACCGCTCGGGTTCATCTTCGGCTACCTCTTCAGATGGGGAGTCAGG GGCATTTGGGCGGGGATGCTGTGCGGGACAGCGTTGCAGACGGCGATCCTCATGTACATGGTGTACAAGACCGACTGGAAAGCAGAG GCGGCACAAGCGCTGGAGAGAGTGAGATTATGGGGAGGGCAGCATGAGAAGCTTCCCACGACAGACATGGAGGAGCCTAGCTAG